From one Nothobranchius furzeri strain GRZ-AD chromosome 2, NfurGRZ-RIMD1, whole genome shotgun sequence genomic stretch:
- the LOC139062525 gene encoding zinc finger protein 106-like, with the protein MKRGRRKTYLILSAPFTNQMLKQYDHAILKKQQNRNSSNYILLMYRPSFTTSCFLLSLQTGELVRIYMGHGHVIKSIVILGKVMLTACLDKLVRAYELQSQDCLQVYGAQQSSTCVWRSQ; encoded by the exons ATGAAAAGGGGCAGAAGGAAGACTTATCTTATATTATCtgccccatttacaaaccaaatgcTTAAACAATACGACCATGCAATTCTCAAGAAACAACAAAACAGAAATTCATCTAATTATATTCTTCTAATGTACAGACCTTCCTTCACAACGTCATGCTTTCTCCTTTCCTTGCAGACGGGTGAGCTGGTTCGGATTTACATGGGTCATGGTCATGTTATCAAGTCAATAGTCATTTTGGGGAAAGTTATGCTGACGGCATGTTTGGACAAACTGGTTCGGGCGTATGAGCTGCAG TCCCAAGATTGTCTACAAGTATATGGAG CCCAACAATCGTCTACATGTGTATGGAGGTCACAGTGA
- the capn3b gene encoding calpain-3b isoform X2 — MREQNQHLQKDFFLYTASKAKCKSYINLREVTERFRLPPGEYVIIPTTFKPHEEGEFILRVFSEKQNVSEEAESNIESGKIQDNKKTNKPIVFVSDRARANKELEHDGILGEKKKKLKKLLQPEEETEEEKKFRAIYQQIAGEDMEICANELRTIMKNVLSKHNEIKSEGFSLETCRSMIALMDTDGSGKLHFQEFKHLWKKIKDWQLIFKRYNKNNSCSISSFEMRNAVNDAGFQLNKQLYDIIAMRYADEHLNIDFDSYICCFVRLEGMFRAFNAFDRDGDGIIKLNVLEWLQLTMYS, encoded by the exons ATGCGAGAGCAGAATCAACACCTGCAGAAAGACTTCTTCCTCTACACGGCCTCCAAGGCTAAATGTAAGTCCTACATCAACCTGCGTGAGGTGACGGAGCGTTTCCGGCTGCCTCCTGGGGAGTACGTCATCATCCCCACAACCTTTAAACCTCATGAGGAGGGAGAGTTCATCCTCAGGGTCTTCTCTGAGAAGCAGAATGTATCTGA GGAAGCAGAGAGCAACATTGAATCTGGAAAAATTCAG GACAATAAAAAGACAAACAAG CCCATTGTGTTTGTGTCAGACAGAGCCCGTGCCAACAAAGAGCTGGAACACGATGGCATTCtgggagagaagaagaagaaactgaaG AAGCTGCTGCAACCTGAAGAAGAGACGGAAGAGGAGAAGAAGTTCAGGGCCATTTACCAGCAGATAGCTGGAGAG GACATGGAGATCTGTGCAAATGAACTGAGGACGATTATGAAGAACGTTCTTTCCAAAC ataatgagatcaagtcAGAAGGTTTCAGCCTTGAGACGTGCAGAAGCATGATTGCCTTGATGGAT ACTGATGGATCAGGAAAGCTGCATTTCCAGGAGTTCAAACACTTgtggaaaaagatcaaagactggCAG ctcATCTTCAAACGCTACAACAAAAACAATTCCTGCTCCATCAGCAGCTTTGAGATGAGGAACGCAGTCAACGATGCAG GGTTTCAGCTGAACAAACAGCTGTATGACATCATAGCGATGCGCTACGCAGACGAACACCTCAACATTGATTTTGACAGCTACATCTGCTGTTTTGTGAGACTGGAGGGCATGTTCA GAGCTTTCAATGCTTTTGATAGAGATGGAGATGGAATAATCAAACTCAATGTACTGGAG TGGCTTCAACTGACCATGTACTCGTAG
- the capn3b gene encoding calpain-3b isoform X1, which yields MREQNQHLQKDFFLYTASKAKCKSYINLREVTERFRLPPGEYVIIPTTFKPHEEGEFILRVFSEKQNVSEEAESNIESGKIQDNKKTNKPIVFVSDRARANKELEHDGILGEKKKKLKKKLLQPEEETEEEKKFRAIYQQIAGEDMEICANELRTIMKNVLSKHNEIKSEGFSLETCRSMIALMDTDGSGKLHFQEFKHLWKKIKDWQLIFKRYNKNNSCSISSFEMRNAVNDAGFQLNKQLYDIIAMRYADEHLNIDFDSYICCFVRLEGMFRAFNAFDRDGDGIIKLNVLEWLQLTMYS from the exons ATGCGAGAGCAGAATCAACACCTGCAGAAAGACTTCTTCCTCTACACGGCCTCCAAGGCTAAATGTAAGTCCTACATCAACCTGCGTGAGGTGACGGAGCGTTTCCGGCTGCCTCCTGGGGAGTACGTCATCATCCCCACAACCTTTAAACCTCATGAGGAGGGAGAGTTCATCCTCAGGGTCTTCTCTGAGAAGCAGAATGTATCTGA GGAAGCAGAGAGCAACATTGAATCTGGAAAAATTCAG GACAATAAAAAGACAAACAAG CCCATTGTGTTTGTGTCAGACAGAGCCCGTGCCAACAAAGAGCTGGAACACGATGGCATTCtgggagagaagaagaagaaactgaaG AAGAAGCTGCTGCAACCTGAAGAAGAGACGGAAGAGGAGAAGAAGTTCAGGGCCATTTACCAGCAGATAGCTGGAGAG GACATGGAGATCTGTGCAAATGAACTGAGGACGATTATGAAGAACGTTCTTTCCAAAC ataatgagatcaagtcAGAAGGTTTCAGCCTTGAGACGTGCAGAAGCATGATTGCCTTGATGGAT ACTGATGGATCAGGAAAGCTGCATTTCCAGGAGTTCAAACACTTgtggaaaaagatcaaagactggCAG ctcATCTTCAAACGCTACAACAAAAACAATTCCTGCTCCATCAGCAGCTTTGAGATGAGGAACGCAGTCAACGATGCAG GGTTTCAGCTGAACAAACAGCTGTATGACATCATAGCGATGCGCTACGCAGACGAACACCTCAACATTGATTTTGACAGCTACATCTGCTGTTTTGTGAGACTGGAGGGCATGTTCA GAGCTTTCAATGCTTTTGATAGAGATGGAGATGGAATAATCAAACTCAATGTACTGGAG TGGCTTCAACTGACCATGTACTCGTAG
- the capn3b gene encoding calpain-3b isoform X4: MREQNQHLQKDFFLYTASKAKCKSYINLREVTERFRLPPGEYVIIPTTFKPHEEGEFILRVFSEKQNVSEEAESNIESGKIQPIVFVSDRARANKELEHDGILGEKKKKLKKLLQPEEETEEEKKFRAIYQQIAGEDMEICANELRTIMKNVLSKHNEIKSEGFSLETCRSMIALMDTDGSGKLHFQEFKHLWKKIKDWQLIFKRYNKNNSCSISSFEMRNAVNDAGFQLNKQLYDIIAMRYADEHLNIDFDSYICCFVRLEGMFRAFNAFDRDGDGIIKLNVLEWLQLTMYS, translated from the exons ATGCGAGAGCAGAATCAACACCTGCAGAAAGACTTCTTCCTCTACACGGCCTCCAAGGCTAAATGTAAGTCCTACATCAACCTGCGTGAGGTGACGGAGCGTTTCCGGCTGCCTCCTGGGGAGTACGTCATCATCCCCACAACCTTTAAACCTCATGAGGAGGGAGAGTTCATCCTCAGGGTCTTCTCTGAGAAGCAGAATGTATCTGA GGAAGCAGAGAGCAACATTGAATCTGGAAAAATTCAG CCCATTGTGTTTGTGTCAGACAGAGCCCGTGCCAACAAAGAGCTGGAACACGATGGCATTCtgggagagaagaagaagaaactgaaG AAGCTGCTGCAACCTGAAGAAGAGACGGAAGAGGAGAAGAAGTTCAGGGCCATTTACCAGCAGATAGCTGGAGAG GACATGGAGATCTGTGCAAATGAACTGAGGACGATTATGAAGAACGTTCTTTCCAAAC ataatgagatcaagtcAGAAGGTTTCAGCCTTGAGACGTGCAGAAGCATGATTGCCTTGATGGAT ACTGATGGATCAGGAAAGCTGCATTTCCAGGAGTTCAAACACTTgtggaaaaagatcaaagactggCAG ctcATCTTCAAACGCTACAACAAAAACAATTCCTGCTCCATCAGCAGCTTTGAGATGAGGAACGCAGTCAACGATGCAG GGTTTCAGCTGAACAAACAGCTGTATGACATCATAGCGATGCGCTACGCAGACGAACACCTCAACATTGATTTTGACAGCTACATCTGCTGTTTTGTGAGACTGGAGGGCATGTTCA GAGCTTTCAATGCTTTTGATAGAGATGGAGATGGAATAATCAAACTCAATGTACTGGAG TGGCTTCAACTGACCATGTACTCGTAG
- the capn3b gene encoding calpain-3b isoform X3 produces the protein MREQNQHLQKDFFLYTASKAKCKSYINLREVTERFRLPPGEYVIIPTTFKPHEEGEFILRVFSEKQNVSEEAESNIESGKIQPIVFVSDRARANKELEHDGILGEKKKKLKKKLLQPEEETEEEKKFRAIYQQIAGEDMEICANELRTIMKNVLSKHNEIKSEGFSLETCRSMIALMDTDGSGKLHFQEFKHLWKKIKDWQLIFKRYNKNNSCSISSFEMRNAVNDAGFQLNKQLYDIIAMRYADEHLNIDFDSYICCFVRLEGMFRAFNAFDRDGDGIIKLNVLEWLQLTMYS, from the exons ATGCGAGAGCAGAATCAACACCTGCAGAAAGACTTCTTCCTCTACACGGCCTCCAAGGCTAAATGTAAGTCCTACATCAACCTGCGTGAGGTGACGGAGCGTTTCCGGCTGCCTCCTGGGGAGTACGTCATCATCCCCACAACCTTTAAACCTCATGAGGAGGGAGAGTTCATCCTCAGGGTCTTCTCTGAGAAGCAGAATGTATCTGA GGAAGCAGAGAGCAACATTGAATCTGGAAAAATTCAG CCCATTGTGTTTGTGTCAGACAGAGCCCGTGCCAACAAAGAGCTGGAACACGATGGCATTCtgggagagaagaagaagaaactgaaG AAGAAGCTGCTGCAACCTGAAGAAGAGACGGAAGAGGAGAAGAAGTTCAGGGCCATTTACCAGCAGATAGCTGGAGAG GACATGGAGATCTGTGCAAATGAACTGAGGACGATTATGAAGAACGTTCTTTCCAAAC ataatgagatcaagtcAGAAGGTTTCAGCCTTGAGACGTGCAGAAGCATGATTGCCTTGATGGAT ACTGATGGATCAGGAAAGCTGCATTTCCAGGAGTTCAAACACTTgtggaaaaagatcaaagactggCAG ctcATCTTCAAACGCTACAACAAAAACAATTCCTGCTCCATCAGCAGCTTTGAGATGAGGAACGCAGTCAACGATGCAG GGTTTCAGCTGAACAAACAGCTGTATGACATCATAGCGATGCGCTACGCAGACGAACACCTCAACATTGATTTTGACAGCTACATCTGCTGTTTTGTGAGACTGGAGGGCATGTTCA GAGCTTTCAATGCTTTTGATAGAGATGGAGATGGAATAATCAAACTCAATGTACTGGAG TGGCTTCAACTGACCATGTACTCGTAG
- the capn3b gene encoding calpain-3b isoform X5, with amino-acid sequence MRRESSSSGSSLRSRMYLRKQRATLNLEKFRARANKELEHDGILGEKKKKLKKKLLQPEEETEEEKKFRAIYQQIAGEDMEICANELRTIMKNVLSKHNEIKSEGFSLETCRSMIALMDTDGSGKLHFQEFKHLWKKIKDWQLIFKRYNKNNSCSISSFEMRNAVNDAGFQLNKQLYDIIAMRYADEHLNIDFDSYICCFVRLEGMFRAFNAFDRDGDGIIKLNVLEWLQLTMYS; translated from the exons ATGAGGAGGGAGAGTTCATCCTCAGGGTCTTCTCTGAGAAGCAGAATGTATCTGA GGAAGCAGAGAGCAACATTGAATCTGGAAAAATTCAG AGCCCGTGCCAACAAAGAGCTGGAACACGATGGCATTCtgggagagaagaagaagaaactgaaG AAGAAGCTGCTGCAACCTGAAGAAGAGACGGAAGAGGAGAAGAAGTTCAGGGCCATTTACCAGCAGATAGCTGGAGAG GACATGGAGATCTGTGCAAATGAACTGAGGACGATTATGAAGAACGTTCTTTCCAAAC ataatgagatcaagtcAGAAGGTTTCAGCCTTGAGACGTGCAGAAGCATGATTGCCTTGATGGAT ACTGATGGATCAGGAAAGCTGCATTTCCAGGAGTTCAAACACTTgtggaaaaagatcaaagactggCAG ctcATCTTCAAACGCTACAACAAAAACAATTCCTGCTCCATCAGCAGCTTTGAGATGAGGAACGCAGTCAACGATGCAG GGTTTCAGCTGAACAAACAGCTGTATGACATCATAGCGATGCGCTACGCAGACGAACACCTCAACATTGATTTTGACAGCTACATCTGCTGTTTTGTGAGACTGGAGGGCATGTTCA GAGCTTTCAATGCTTTTGATAGAGATGGAGATGGAATAATCAAACTCAATGTACTGGAG TGGCTTCAACTGACCATGTACTCGTAG
- the capn3b gene encoding calpain-3b isoform X6 codes for MRRESSSSGSSLRSRMYLRKQRATLNLEKFRARANKELEHDGILGEKKKKLKKLLQPEEETEEEKKFRAIYQQIAGEDMEICANELRTIMKNVLSKHNEIKSEGFSLETCRSMIALMDTDGSGKLHFQEFKHLWKKIKDWQLIFKRYNKNNSCSISSFEMRNAVNDAGFQLNKQLYDIIAMRYADEHLNIDFDSYICCFVRLEGMFRAFNAFDRDGDGIIKLNVLEWLQLTMYS; via the exons ATGAGGAGGGAGAGTTCATCCTCAGGGTCTTCTCTGAGAAGCAGAATGTATCTGA GGAAGCAGAGAGCAACATTGAATCTGGAAAAATTCAG AGCCCGTGCCAACAAAGAGCTGGAACACGATGGCATTCtgggagagaagaagaagaaactgaaG AAGCTGCTGCAACCTGAAGAAGAGACGGAAGAGGAGAAGAAGTTCAGGGCCATTTACCAGCAGATAGCTGGAGAG GACATGGAGATCTGTGCAAATGAACTGAGGACGATTATGAAGAACGTTCTTTCCAAAC ataatgagatcaagtcAGAAGGTTTCAGCCTTGAGACGTGCAGAAGCATGATTGCCTTGATGGAT ACTGATGGATCAGGAAAGCTGCATTTCCAGGAGTTCAAACACTTgtggaaaaagatcaaagactggCAG ctcATCTTCAAACGCTACAACAAAAACAATTCCTGCTCCATCAGCAGCTTTGAGATGAGGAACGCAGTCAACGATGCAG GGTTTCAGCTGAACAAACAGCTGTATGACATCATAGCGATGCGCTACGCAGACGAACACCTCAACATTGATTTTGACAGCTACATCTGCTGTTTTGTGAGACTGGAGGGCATGTTCA GAGCTTTCAATGCTTTTGATAGAGATGGAGATGGAATAATCAAACTCAATGTACTGGAG TGGCTTCAACTGACCATGTACTCGTAG